A window of Mytilus edulis chromosome 10, xbMytEdul2.2, whole genome shotgun sequence contains these coding sequences:
- the LOC139492420 gene encoding endonuclease domain-containing 1 protein-like produces the protein MSFQKILLLWIYLGATETNVSKYKNFNECSHRFFFQGLIPNYLHLSEDIVNICQQYNNKFFFATLYDTKNRIPVYSATQLDLRSDNKSRYGDMFFIEPSLVKNVNHQKGNMIEFVPNKHANYGEKQALDTDYKGSGYDRGHLNPQLFNTKDSDSRYATNTFTNIAPQYGLFNKGTWNNMEETLLKTVKQECKFLGAKIYVVVGVEPSTNRYIVKQIKNKPVNRVNVPRFYWTAICCDTSTAIASDHHEEGWSFAYLASNINASDVNVSFDPVDKFLKNQYLKIFADFKRKNGPDIIGCQFRKDNAIRIIQNIAKTAGPIFEPNPTARFEPEKKKIYKSG, from the coding sequence atgagTTTTCAGAAAATTCTTCTGTTATGGATATATTTAGGAGCAACGGAAACCAACGTGTCAAAGTACAAAAATTTCAATGAATGTAGTCATAGATTCTTTTTCCAAGGATTAATTCCAAATTATTTACATCTTTCTGAGGATATAGTGAACATATGTCAGCAGTACAACAACAAGTTTTTCTTTGCAACGCTTTACGATACAAAGAATAGAATTCCTGTATACAGCGCAACACAACTGGACCTGCGTTCGGACAATAAATCCCGTTATGGTGATATGTTTTTCATAGAGCCAAGTTTAGTAAAAAATGTAAATCACCAAAAAGGAAATATGATTGAGTTTGTACCTAATAAGCATGCCAACTATGGAGAAAAGCAAGCACTAGACACTGACTACAAAGGCAGTGGTTACGACAGAGGACATTTAAATCCCCAATTATTCAATACAAAAGATTCTGATAGTAGATATGCAACCAACACCTTCACTAATATTGCACCTCAATATGGACTGTTCAACAAAGGGACATGGAATAATATGGAAGAAACACTATTAAAAACTGTTAAACAAGAATGTAAATTTCTGGGAGCAAAAATCTATGTAGTTGTAGGAGTTGAACCGAGCACCAATAGATATAttgtgaaacaaataaaaaataaacctgTAAATAGAGTAAATGTACCAAGATTTTACTGGACAGCCATTTGTTGTGATACCTCAACAGCGATTGCCTCAGATCATCATGAAGAGGGTTGGTCGTTTGCATATTTAGCATCTAACATTAACGCTTCCGACGTAAATGTTTCTTTTGACCCGGTGGACAAATTTTTAAAGAATCAGTACCTCAAAATATTTGcagattttaaaagaaaaaatgggcCAGACATAATAGGTTGTCAGTTCAGAAAAGATAATGCTATAAGAATTATTCAGAATATTGCAAAAACAGCTGGACCAATATTTGAGCCAAATCCTACAGCACGCTTCGaaccagaaaaaaagaaaatctacAAATCAGGATAA